One segment of Streptomyces sp. XD-27 DNA contains the following:
- a CDS encoding TetR/AcrR family transcriptional regulator has translation MAVARTPRHKWIDEGLRALAAGGPDAVQIEALAKALGVSKGGFYGYFSDRRALLEEMLDRWEREITDDLEARVEKEGGDAKARLRHLFAIVDTGDGLDTDITTDLAIRDWARRDPAVAERVRRVDNRHMDYLRSLFRAFCADEDEVEARCLITFSLYIADRFIFADNGDRSRADVQELTTRWLLDSPR, from the coding sequence ATGGCGGTGGCTCGCACCCCGCGTCACAAGTGGATCGACGAAGGACTGCGTGCGCTCGCGGCAGGCGGCCCGGATGCCGTCCAGATCGAGGCGCTGGCGAAGGCTCTGGGCGTGTCCAAGGGCGGCTTCTACGGATACTTCTCGGACCGGCGCGCCCTCCTTGAGGAGATGCTCGACCGCTGGGAACGCGAGATCACCGACGACCTGGAAGCACGCGTCGAGAAGGAAGGCGGCGACGCGAAAGCCCGGCTGCGCCACCTGTTCGCGATCGTCGACACCGGTGACGGGCTCGACACGGACATCACGACCGACCTGGCGATTCGCGACTGGGCCCGGCGCGATCCGGCGGTCGCCGAACGCGTTCGGCGCGTCGACAACCGCCACATGGACTACCTGCGTTCGCTGTTCCGCGCCTTCTGCGCCGACGAGGACGAAGTCGAGGCACGCTGCCTGATCACCTTCTCGCTGTACATCGCCGACCGGTTCATCTTCGCCGACAACGGCGATCGCAGCCGTGCCGACGTCCAGGAACTGACAACGAGGTGGTTGCTCGACTCTCCGCGCTGA
- a CDS encoding helicase-associated domain-containing protein, with protein MLAARPDAVGGPRPRSLGELAERLLRPAAVARVVPLLPLPVLQTAEALAALGTPVSGSALEKLLGAPCDKGPLAAALRTLGDHALVWASADGRLRMAPALHQRWPAPLGLQARLGALLSDRSSEELRQIAEVLGRAPAKAKAERLEQVLEHHRDPERVRALVDTAPDGTRKLLYERCEGGPEGLASHGPRYGDERWATDRALLVRPRFGSQAVMPAEVALALRGPGWHAPFDPLPPKPDLRPLDPADVAREAAALAAELTGHAAALLAVCARRPPAQLRGGGIGARELARLGGAAQCPEPVVRLVLACAYAGGLVARDGEAVPVTAAYDAWAAREPAEQYVHLLRAWWALGREPTRAHDADGRPLPALDTAPPVAACARLRRGLLAAAARLPATCGVRDPAAWGRVLAWHHPLAPARPQEAAPFAALVREAGLLGVLAHGGLSPLGAALHAEGADDTVRDGAPEDLSACARRLLPAAVDRARIGADLTAVVPGVPSAHLAAVLDAVATREARGTASVWRFSAASVRRALDEHRDAQAITADLAAIATGELPQPLTYLIADTARRHGRIRVARAGCVIHGVEPELLAEVAAHRRLAGLGLRPLTPTVLLSPVPLEETLAVLRAEGYAPVGEEADGSLHTERPEPRRAGPASAKPAAVPRPRRDAAARAGGRAPRPPAPELAELATRLLAAPD; from the coding sequence GTGCTGGCCGCGCGCCCCGATGCCGTGGGCGGGCCGCGGCCGCGGTCGCTGGGCGAACTGGCCGAGCGGTTGCTGCGGCCCGCCGCCGTGGCGCGGGTCGTCCCGCTGCTGCCGCTGCCCGTGCTGCAGACCGCCGAGGCGCTGGCCGCGCTGGGAACTCCCGTATCCGGCAGCGCGCTTGAGAAGCTGCTGGGCGCACCCTGCGACAAGGGGCCGCTGGCGGCGGCGCTGCGCACCCTGGGCGACCACGCACTGGTGTGGGCCTCGGCCGATGGGCGGCTGCGTATGGCACCCGCGCTGCACCAGCGGTGGCCGGCCCCGCTCGGACTCCAGGCCCGGCTCGGCGCGCTGCTGTCCGACCGGAGCTCCGAGGAACTGCGCCAGATCGCCGAGGTGTTGGGCCGCGCCCCCGCGAAGGCCAAGGCCGAGCGCCTCGAACAGGTCCTGGAGCACCACCGCGATCCCGAGCGGGTCAGGGCGCTGGTGGACACGGCGCCGGACGGGACGCGGAAGCTGCTGTACGAGCGCTGCGAGGGCGGGCCCGAGGGCCTCGCGTCCCATGGGCCGCGGTACGGCGACGAGCGGTGGGCCACCGACCGCGCCCTGCTGGTGCGCCCGCGCTTCGGGTCGCAGGCCGTCATGCCCGCCGAGGTCGCACTGGCCCTGCGCGGCCCCGGCTGGCACGCGCCGTTCGACCCGCTGCCGCCCAAGCCCGACCTGCGCCCGCTGGACCCCGCCGACGTGGCGCGCGAGGCGGCTGCCCTCGCCGCGGAGTTGACCGGGCACGCCGCCGCGCTGCTCGCCGTGTGCGCGCGCCGGCCCCCGGCTCAGCTGCGCGGCGGCGGAATCGGTGCCCGCGAGCTGGCCAGGCTGGGCGGGGCGGCGCAGTGCCCGGAGCCGGTGGTGCGGCTGGTGCTGGCGTGCGCGTACGCGGGCGGCCTGGTGGCCCGCGACGGGGAGGCGGTGCCGGTCACCGCAGCGTACGACGCGTGGGCCGCGCGGGAACCGGCCGAGCAGTACGTCCATTTGCTGCGCGCCTGGTGGGCCCTCGGCCGCGAGCCGACGCGCGCCCACGACGCGGACGGCAGGCCGCTGCCCGCGCTGGACACCGCACCGCCCGTCGCGGCGTGCGCCCGGCTCCGCCGCGGCCTGCTCGCGGCGGCGGCGCGCCTTCCCGCCACCTGCGGCGTCCGGGACCCGGCCGCCTGGGGGAGGGTGCTGGCCTGGCATCATCCGCTCGCTCCGGCGCGTCCGCAGGAAGCGGCGCCGTTCGCCGCGCTGGTGCGCGAGGCCGGACTCCTCGGCGTGCTGGCGCACGGCGGGCTCTCCCCGCTCGGCGCCGCCCTGCACGCGGAGGGTGCGGATGACACCGTGAGGGACGGCGCACCGGAGGACCTGTCGGCCTGCGCGCGGCGCCTGCTGCCCGCGGCCGTCGACCGCGCCCGGATCGGTGCGGACCTGACAGCGGTGGTCCCCGGCGTCCCCTCGGCTCACCTGGCCGCCGTCCTGGACGCGGTCGCCACGCGGGAGGCGCGCGGGACGGCCTCGGTCTGGCGGTTCAGCGCGGCCTCCGTCCGCAGGGCGCTGGACGAGCACCGCGACGCGCAGGCCATCACCGCCGATCTGGCCGCCATCGCGACGGGCGAACTCCCCCAGCCCCTGACGTATCTGATCGCCGACACCGCCCGCCGCCACGGTCGCATCCGGGTCGCCAGGGCGGGCTGCGTCATCCACGGCGTGGAGCCCGAGCTGCTGGCCGAGGTCGCCGCTCACCGCCGACTGGCCGGGCTCGGGCTGCGCCCGCTGACCCCGACGGTGCTGCTCTCCCCCGTGCCGCTGGAGGAGACCCTCGCGGTCCTGCGCGCCGAGGGATACGCGCCGGTCGGCGAGGAGGCCGACGGAAGTCTCCACACCGAGCGCCCGGAGCCGCGGCGCGCGGGCCCCGCGAGCGCGAAGCCTGCCGCGGTCCCGCGCCCGCGCCGCGACGCCGCGGCCCGCGCGGGCGGTCGCGCACCCCGGCCGCCCGCCCCCGAACTCGCCGAGCTGGCCACCCGCTTGCTCGCGGCCCCGGACTGA
- a CDS encoding DUF3995 domain-containing protein has translation MVLALVLMAIGLLHFIWAFSPWPMKDAMTFTKTIGGSDDGRMPSAPSTVLVGLALIGGAVLTLMVNESIPAIGPEWLRLVGMYGLTAVLLARGLGGYFMNSGAAGEFQRLNSVLYSPLCVALAALGGIVAVSASRR, from the coding sequence ATGGTGTTGGCACTTGTCCTCATGGCAATCGGCTTGTTGCACTTCATCTGGGCGTTCTCCCCCTGGCCGATGAAGGATGCGATGACGTTCACCAAGACGATCGGCGGCAGCGACGATGGCAGGATGCCGTCGGCGCCGAGCACCGTTCTGGTGGGCCTGGCGCTGATCGGTGGCGCTGTGCTCACCCTCATGGTGAACGAGTCCATCCCGGCAATCGGCCCGGAATGGCTGCGATTGGTGGGCATGTACGGCTTGACGGCGGTGCTGCTCGCCCGTGGCCTGGGTGGTTACTTCATGAACTCCGGAGCGGCCGGCGAATTCCAGCGGTTGAACTCTGTCCTGTACTCGCCACTGTGTGTGGCACTTGCCGCCCTGGGCGGCATTGTCGCGGTATCCGCGAGCAGGCGTTAG
- a CDS encoding NADP-dependent oxidoreductase translates to MKIEKWVVRKHVEGVPDVDDVYEKVVEEVDVRLRDDEMLLKTRYVSLDPYLNGLAQMTPIGDWARGLSIMDVLDAGPRAPFRPGDVVEGFGGWRSHVVSDGKAYVWEPNDFFRFDVTPMRKLDPAAYDETLPITTALGVLGVAGLTAWGAMTKFFTVRPGDTVVVSGASGAIGSLVGQLAKRAGARVVGTTGTPQKAAYLTGLGFDAVVHYQQGDDVEKVLPALRDAAPNGVDKYFDNMGGGITDAVFTMLNRYSQVAVSWQWDTTVGGDRYGPRLLEYILRPRTTIRGIYAQDWYTEADFAALHAEVGDLVRRGEIAYHQTVHQGFDAIPGAYRSLYVDRASTRGKVIVQL, encoded by the coding sequence ATGAAGATCGAGAAATGGGTGGTCCGCAAGCACGTCGAGGGCGTACCTGACGTCGACGACGTCTACGAGAAGGTGGTGGAGGAGGTCGACGTCCGGCTGCGCGACGACGAGATGCTCCTCAAGACCCGGTACGTCTCGCTCGACCCCTATCTGAACGGCCTCGCCCAGATGACGCCGATCGGTGACTGGGCGCGAGGGCTGTCGATCATGGATGTGCTGGACGCGGGGCCTCGCGCCCCCTTCCGCCCCGGCGACGTGGTGGAGGGGTTCGGCGGCTGGCGCAGCCACGTCGTCAGCGACGGCAAGGCGTATGTGTGGGAGCCCAACGACTTCTTCCGGTTCGACGTCACACCGATGCGCAAGCTGGACCCGGCGGCCTACGACGAGACGCTGCCGATCACGACGGCGCTGGGTGTCCTGGGCGTGGCGGGGCTGACCGCCTGGGGCGCGATGACGAAGTTCTTCACCGTCCGGCCCGGTGACACGGTCGTGGTCAGCGGCGCGTCCGGCGCCATCGGAAGCCTCGTCGGCCAACTGGCCAAGCGCGCCGGCGCCCGCGTCGTCGGCACCACGGGCACCCCGCAGAAGGCGGCGTACCTCACCGGCCTGGGCTTCGACGCGGTCGTCCACTACCAGCAGGGCGACGACGTCGAGAAGGTCCTCCCCGCGCTGCGGGACGCGGCCCCGAACGGTGTCGACAAGTACTTCGACAACATGGGCGGCGGCATCACGGACGCGGTGTTCACCATGCTCAACCGGTACAGCCAGGTCGCGGTGTCCTGGCAGTGGGACACCACCGTCGGCGGCGACCGGTACGGCCCGCGCCTGCTGGAGTACATCCTGCGCCCGCGCACCACCATCCGCGGCATCTACGCCCAGGACTGGTACACGGAGGCGGACTTCGCGGCGCTCCACGCCGAGGTGGGCGACCTGGTCCGCCGGGGTGAGATCGCCTACCACCAGACCGTCCACCAGGGGTTCGACGCGATCCCCGGCGCCTATCGGAGCCTGTATGTGGACCGTGCGTCGACCCGGGGGAAGGTGATCGTCCAGCTCTAG